A part of Sulfurifustis variabilis genomic DNA contains:
- a CDS encoding porin family protein, with protein MPPDSDHRGYTEWRRNARRAVTGALGLVLTALCLPAPAQTPGGYAGIGFGRSSVDIDGGALEQNLLDFAAAEGVAIASSSSSDDGTDTSVKLFLGYRFNRYFGIEGAFVDLGDFDASASATDAAFGDTLTVRTELDFFAFSFAGLAHLPVSRSFSVYGKFGFYAWDLDLTERVRLPGFATSTARASDDGSDFVYGAGLEWDIGRQFAVRAEWERYNEVGEGSLAGEDDIDVVGVSGLFRW; from the coding sequence ATGCCACCCGACTCGGATCATCGCGGTTACACGGAGTGGAGGAGGAACGCGCGCCGGGCGGTCACGGGCGCGTTAGGTCTCGTCCTGACTGCGCTGTGTCTTCCCGCTCCCGCCCAGACGCCGGGAGGCTACGCGGGAATCGGGTTCGGGCGATCGTCGGTCGATATCGACGGCGGCGCCCTGGAGCAGAATCTGCTCGACTTCGCCGCCGCGGAAGGCGTGGCCATCGCCTCGAGCTCCTCGAGCGACGACGGAACGGACACCAGCGTCAAACTCTTCCTGGGGTATCGCTTCAACCGGTATTTCGGAATCGAAGGGGCCTTCGTGGACCTCGGCGATTTCGACGCGAGCGCCTCCGCCACGGACGCCGCCTTCGGCGACACGTTGACCGTCCGTACCGAGCTCGATTTCTTCGCCTTTTCGTTCGCCGGCCTCGCCCATCTCCCGGTAAGCCGCTCGTTTTCGGTCTACGGCAAGTTCGGTTTTTATGCCTGGGACCTCGACCTGACGGAGCGCGTGCGTCTGCCCGGCTTCGCTACCTCCACGGCGCGGGCGAGCGACGACGGGAGCGACTTCGTGTACGGCGCGGGCCTCGAATGGGACATCGGCCGGCAGTTCGCGGTGCGCGCGGAATGGGAGCGCTACAACGAGGTGGGCGAAGGCTCCCTCGCCGGCGAGGACGATATCGACGTGGTCGGCGTGAGCGGACTCTTCCGCTGGTAG